A window from Mytilus galloprovincialis chromosome 8, xbMytGall1.hap1.1, whole genome shotgun sequence encodes these proteins:
- the LOC143043768 gene encoding cyclic GMP-AMP synthase-like receptor 2: protein MTSNVRDNITNVKDSVVITSGSFGEGIEMEGSDLDIMLRFIEDLYSVIHGPCITDRKGIMDFAFCLHNKSWVNPANQWVTRPTNSWPAAEVKRDIIDHGVLFVPIGVKGSNNEEIEWRLSFSVGEKLLIYTFSHTQLLCYVLLKILLKDVINIYSKALLCSYFLKTIIFWVSEELQPSVWTPEHLIPCFMKCFRRLIYCVNYSVCPHYFIPENNLFENKIEGIEQQVFTQCNTYLYYSPKRKTTATKCKGASTTTST from the exons ATGACAAGTAACGTGAGAGATAATATAACAAATGTTAAAGACAGTGTAGTAATCACAAGTGGTAGTTTTGGTGAAGGCATAGAAATGGAAGGTAGTGATTTAGATATAATGCTA AGATTTATTGAAGATCTGTATTCGGTCATTCATGGTCCATGCATAACAGATAGGAAAGGAATAATGGATTTTGCATTCTGTTTACATAATAAATCATGGGTAAACCCAGCAAACCAGTGGGTAACAAGGCCAACCAATTCATGGCCTGCTGCTGAAGTTAAACGAGATATTATAGACCACGGAGTACTCTTCGTGCCGATCGGTGTTAAAGGATCAAATAACGAGGAAATAGAATGGCGTTTGTCTTTCTCAGTTGGCGAAAAACTGCTTATTTATACGTTTAGTCATACCCAATTGTTGTGCTATGTCTTGTTGAAAATTCTACTGAAAgatgtaataaatatttattctaaAGCTTTACTCTGTTCCTATTTCCTGAAAACTATTATCTTTTGGGTTTCTGAAGAATTACAACCATCAGTTTGGACACCAGAACATTTGATACCATGTTTTATGAAATGTTTTAGGAGGCTGATTTACTGTGTAAACTATTCAGTGTGTCCGCATTACTTTATTccagaaaataatttgtttgaaaataagataGAAGGAATAGAACAACAAGTGTT TACACAGTGCAAtacttatttatattattcacCAAAACGTAAGACTACAGCAACTAAATGTAAAGGGGCTTCAACGACAACATCAACATAG